AACGAAACGCGGATTTAATGCCCCATTGGACATCGATGCTGAATGGATTGCGGTCAAAGCATGGCTGCAAAAAAGTGCTCGTGCCACCGATGTGAATCCCTTCGTCGAAGGGGTAAATCAAACGATCATGAGTGAACGCGAAAGTGTTTGGTCGAATGATCAAACCGAGTTACAACGCTTACTGACCATTGAGTTGTCGGCTTGGTACGACGGTAATCGCGGTCGTTACCGTGCCATGATGGAAAACGACGAAGCGGTTTCTCAAGCAGTTTCGATTTTACATGAACCACAACGTATGCATTCACTGCTCGCAGGAACATTGGAGAAGTAATGAGTTTCGATATCCCGCTGCTGATTGCAGCGGGTTTTTTCGTCGGCATCATTGCCGGTTTTATTGGAATCGGGGGGAATGTTGTCCTAATTCCAATCACATTAGAACTGTTTCGGGCTTGGAAAATTCCCGAGGAAGTGCGAACCCACCTCACCTATGGAACTATGCTGTTGGTCACCGTGGTGACTGCTGTATCCGCTACGGTGCGACAGCATTTTCAACAATTAATCCTCTGGAAACTCGTGCCTTACTTCGTGTTAGGAAGCATCGCAGCGACCCAGCTCTTCGGCTCCATCCTGAAGCATGTTCACGGCAATACCCTGCAGCTCTTTTTCGCTGTGATGATTTTCGCATTGGGGGTGCGGTGGTTTTTTACCCGGAATCACCCAGATGCGCCGCAAACCAGGCTTTTAAACCCGTGGCTTATGTTTCTATGCGGGATGCTGGTAGGAGTTATCTCGTTGTTCACCGGATTGGGGGGCGGGGTAATCATGATACCCTTGTTATCCTCTTTATTTCATGTTCCGACAAAAAACCTTGCAGGTACTAGTAGTGCGGTGTTAATATTTACTGCCGCATCCGCTACGGCCAGTTATCTCTGGGGAGGTGTTGGGGTGGAAGGACTGCCACCTGACGCGATTGGTTATGTTTGGCCGAAAGTCGCATTACTGGTCGCGATTGGTACCGTTCCCGGTTCGCAAATCGGTGCAGTCCTCAATAAAAAATATGCAAAGCAATGGTTCCGGGTAACCTTTGCCGCCATACAAATCCTGATGGCACTCTGGATCTTTTCACGGATCTGGAAGGAGTGGCAATGAGATGTAAATCGTTTTCGATCACGGTCGTTGCAATCCTATTTTTATCCTCACTTTCGATTGCCCGAACCATTGCAGTTGAGTTAGCATCGAACGTAACCCTATCCATGTTGACTGCCGCTTCTAAACGAGCCACACCGGTAGACGCGGTTCCCGCCTTCGCTGCCGATGAAACCGACCCTCGACTCTCTCGATGGTATCTGTTGGATGAATCCTGTGTCACCGATGCAGTGCTAAGCGACCGCTCCTTAATCAAGCAGTATGACATTCTACCGGAACGGACGATTCATCTGACTCCCAATGGAATTGCGCCTTTTGCTGTGAATGGAAATGTGTCAATTGACGATGCCTCCGATCCGTTTCGTTCGATGCAATGGCAACTTGATCGCATCATGGCAGAGCCAGCTTGGCGGTTTACCCGCGGAAGCGCAAATGTCGTGGTGGCCGTGATTGATGTCGGAACTGATATTTCCCACCCCGATTTATCGGGACAACTATATCGCAATCTTGCTGAAGTGAACGGAACAACCGGAGTCGACGACGATTTAAACGGTTTGATCGATGATGTCAATGGCTGGGATTTCGCTCGAAAC
This bacterium DNA region includes the following protein-coding sequences:
- a CDS encoding sulfite exporter TauE/SafE family protein, whose protein sequence is MSFDIPLLIAAGFFVGIIAGFIGIGGNVVLIPITLELFRAWKIPEEVRTHLTYGTMLLVTVVTAVSATVRQHFQQLILWKLVPYFVLGSIAATQLFGSILKHVHGNTLQLFFAVMIFALGVRWFFTRNHPDAPQTRLLNPWLMFLCGMLVGVISLFTGLGGGVIMIPLLSSLFHVPTKNLAGTSSAVLIFTAASATASYLWGGVGVEGLPPDAIGYVWPKVALLVAIGTVPGSQIGAVLNKKYAKQWFRVTFAAIQILMALWIFSRIWKEWQ